The window GCGATCGAGGTGGCCCGCGAGAGCGAGGACCTGTTCCCCGACGGGGTGTACTTCGTCCTGCTGGAGGGCGTCCTCGAGCCGGGCCTCGTCGTCCCCACGATCGCGTACTCCCTCGGCGTGCGCGACAACGGCGAGGCGCCGCTGGAGGAACGCATCGCGCGGGCGCTGTCGGGTCGGCGTGTGCTCGTCGTCCTCGACAACTTCGAGCAGGTGATCGAGGCAGCACCGCTGCTCGTTCGTCTCTCGCACGCCTCGCCCATGGCGACCTTCCTCGTCACGAGCCGCATCGTGCTGCGCATCCGCGGCGAGCAGGTCTTCGACGTCGCGGGACTGCCGGTCCCCGACTCGTGGACGCGCGCCACGCTGGAGCGGGTGCATCGCACCCCCTCCTGCCGACTGTTCGCCGATCGGGCGAGCGCGGTCAGTCCCGATTTCACCCTCTCCGAGGCCAACGCCCAGGATGTCGCCGACATCTGCCGCCGGCTGGAGGGCCTTCCGCTGGGCATCGAGCTGGCCGCGGCGAAGGTGCGGGTGCTCGGCACCCGGGGGATCGCCGAGCGCCTCGAGCAGAGCCTGCCGCTGCTCACGGCGGCGGTGCGCGACCTCCCGGACCGGCACCGCACGATGCGCGCCACGATCGAGTGGAGCGTCAGCCTCCTCCCGCCCTCGCAGCGCGCCCTGCTGGAGGATCTCGGCGTCTTCGCCACCAGGTTCACCTTCGACGCCGTGGAGGCGATCGGCCGCGGCCGCCCCTGGGGCGAGCACGCCATGGACGACCTCGCGGCTCTCGTCGACTCCTCCCTGGTCAAACCCGTCGACGTCGACGGTCGGCCGGTGTTCTCGCTGCTGGCGCTGGTGCGCGAGTACGCGATCGGGCGCCTGAAGGAGCGGGGCGACGCGGCCGTGGTGCGCGCCGCGCACGCCGACCACTACCGCGACCTCGTCGCACGCATCGCGCCGGGACTGGGGGGCCCGGGGCAGGCGGACGCCGTGGCGGAGCTCGGCCTCGACCTGCCCAACCTCCGTGCGGCGGTGCGTCACCTCATCCACACCGGCCGCCTCGACGATGCCGGGGATTTCGCGTGGTCGCTCCTGATCTACTGGTGGGTGGCGGGCTTCTTCGCAGAGGTCCGGGTGTGGATGCTGGAGCTCCTCGGCAAGGACGAGCCGATCACCCCGCACACGCGGGCCGTCGCGTGGTTCTTCGCGCTGTGGGGCGAGATGTGGCAGCGTCCGAGCGCAGAGGCGGTGGCGGGCCTCGGCGAATGCATCCGTCTCTTCGAAGAGAGCGGGGACGAGGATGCCGCGGCGATGGCGCTCGCCGCACGGGCGACGGCCCGGCTTCAGCTCGACCTCCCTGATCTCGACACCGCCGATCGTGAGCTCACCGCCGCCGTGGCCAAGCTGCACGACCTCGGGAACACATGGGCCGCGGCCATCACCGAGGTCGCCCGGGGGCGCCTCGCATGGCTCCGCGGGCTGACCGATGACGCACTCGGGCACTTCGACCGCGCGACCGCGACGGCCGCGTCCGGCGGCGACCTCTTCACGACGTCGGTGGCCGGCAATCACCTCGCGCGCCTGCAGCTCGTGCGCGGCGAGATCGACGCCGCCGAGGCGCAGTGCGTTCGGACGCTCCTGGTGTCGCTGCGCCTGCACTTCGAAGAGGGGATCGCGTACGGGGTGGAGGGACTGTGCGCCGTCGCCGCCGCTCGCGGCGACGGCGAACGGGCCGGAGCGCTCTCGGCCGTCGCGGCGGTCATCCGCCATCGCATCGGGGTGTTCGACGCCGAAGCGTTCACGGTCCACACTCCGCAACTGGATGCGATGCGCGCCGCCGACCCCGATGCCGTCGCCGCCGGCGAGCGGCGCGGCGCAGAACTCACCCTTGCCGAGGCCCTCGCGCTGGCACTTCCCGCCGATGCGCTCGCCGAGG of the Microbacterium invictum genome contains:
- a CDS encoding DUF4062 domain-containing protein, whose translation is MTGGVAAAAGHVRSAVAGGQRRVIRTPDQRLRIFVSSTLRELTEERAAVREAVESLRLAPVMFELGARPHPPRALYRSYLAQSDVFVGIYGESYGWVAPEEEVSGLEDEYNLAPPEMPKLIYLRASEGRDPRLDTLIDRIRADDSAAYLSFASTDELRDHVRNDLAILLAERFDASRSPADQEISDAVPAAAPKIPIPYTSTIGRERDVAAIRDLLTGSAHVVSLIGPGGVGKSRMAIEVARESEDLFPDGVYFVLLEGVLEPGLVVPTIAYSLGVRDNGEAPLEERIARALSGRRVLVVLDNFEQVIEAAPLLVRLSHASPMATFLVTSRIVLRIRGEQVFDVAGLPVPDSWTRATLERVHRTPSCRLFADRASAVSPDFTLSEANAQDVADICRRLEGLPLGIELAAAKVRVLGTRGIAERLEQSLPLLTAAVRDLPDRHRTMRATIEWSVSLLPPSQRALLEDLGVFATRFTFDAVEAIGRGRPWGEHAMDDLAALVDSSLVKPVDVDGRPVFSLLALVREYAIGRLKERGDAAVVRAAHADHYRDLVARIAPGLGGPGQADAVAELGLDLPNLRAAVRHLIHTGRLDDAGDFAWSLLIYWWVAGFFAEVRVWMLELLGKDEPITPHTRAVAWFFALWGEMWQRPSAEAVAGLGECIRLFEESGDEDAAAMALAARATARLQLDLPDLDTADRELTAAVAKLHDLGNTWAAAITEVARGRLAWLRGLTDDALGHFDRATATAASGGDLFTTSVAGNHLARLQLVRGEIDAAEAQCVRTLLVSLRLHFEEGIAYGVEGLCAVAAARGDGERAGALSAVAAVIRHRIGVFDAEAFTVHTPQLDAMRAADPDAVAAGERRGAELTLAEALALALPADALAEAGAVIERW